The Callospermophilus lateralis isolate mCalLat2 chromosome 15, mCalLat2.hap1, whole genome shotgun sequence genome window below encodes:
- the Bmpr1a gene encoding bone morphogenetic protein receptor type-1A gives MTRLYIYIRLLGTFLFIISHVQGQNLDSMLHGTGMKLDSDQKKSENGVTLAPEDTLPFLKCYCSGHCPDDAINNTCITNGHCFAIIEEDDQGETTLASGCMKYEGSDFQCKDSPKAQLRRTIECCRTNLCNQYLQPTLPPVVIGPFFDGSIRWLVVLISMAVCIIAMIIFSSCFCYKHYCKGISSRRRYNRDLEQDEAFIPVGESLKDLIDQSQSSGSGSGLPLLVQRTIAKQIQMVRQVGKGRYGEVWMGKWRGEKVAVKVFFTTEEASWFRETEIYQTVLMRHENILGFIAADIKGTGSWTQLYLITDYHENGSLYDFLKCATLDTRALLKLAYSAACGLCHLHTEIYGTQGKPAIAHRDLKSKNILIKKNGSCCIADLGLAVKFNSDTNEVDVPLNTRVGTKRYMAPEVLDESLNKNHFQPYIMADIYSFGLIIWEMARRCITGGIVEEYQLPYYNMVPSDPSYEDMREVVCVKRLRPIVSNRWNSDECLRAVLKLMSECWAHNPASRLTALRIKKTLAKMVESQDVKI, from the exons ATGACTCGGCTATATATTTACATCAGATTATTGGGAACCTTTCTGTTCATCATTTCTCATGTTCAAG GACAGAATCTAGACAGTATGCTccatggcactgggatgaaattaGACTCCGACCAGAAGAAGTCAGAAAATGGAGTGACATTAGCACCAGAGGATACCTTGCCTTTTTTAAAGTGCTATTGCTCAGGACACTGCCCAGATGATGCTATTAATAACACATGCAT aACTAATGGTCATTGCTTTGCCATCATAGAAGAAGATGATCAGGGAGAAACCACATTAGCTTCAGGATGTATGAAATATGAAGGATCTGATTTTCAGTGCAAG GATTCACCAAAAGCCCAGCTTCGCCGTACAATAGAATGTTGTCGGACCAATTTATGTAACCAGTATTTACAACCTACACTGCCCCCTGTTGTTATAG GTCCATTTTTTGATGGCAGCATTCGATggctggttgttctcatttccatggcTGTTTGCATAATTGCTATGATCATCTTCTCCAGCTGCTTTTGTTACAA acATTATTGCAAGGGCATCTCAAGCAGACGTCGTTACAATCGCGATTTGGAACAGGATGAAGCATTTATTCCAGTGGGAGAATCATTAAAAGACCTTATTGATCAGTCACAGAGTTCTGGTAGTGGATCTGGATTACCATTATTG gttcagagaactattgccaaacAGATTCAGATGGTTCGGCAAGTTGGTAAAGGCCGGTATGGAGAAGTGTGGATGGGTAAATGGCGTGGTGAAAAAGTGGCAGTCAAAGTGTTTTTTACAACTGAAGAAGCCAGCTGGTTTCGAGAAACAGAAATTTACCAAACTGTGCTAATGCGCCATGAAAATATACTTG GTTTTATAGCAGCAGATATTAAAGGCACAGGTTCCTGGACTCAACTCTATTTGATTACTGATTATCATGAAAATGGATCTCTCTATGACTTCCTGAAATGTGCTACACTAGACACCAGAGCCCTGCTCAAGTTGGCTTATTCAGCTGCCTGTGGTCTGTGCCACCTCCACACAGAAATTTATGGCACCCAAGGAAAGCCTGCAATTGCTCATCGAGACCTAAAGAGCAAAAATATCCTCatcaagaaaaatggaagttgctGCATTGCTGACCTGGGCCTTGCTGTTAAATTCAACAG TGATACAAATGAAGTTGACGTACCCTTGAATACCAGAGTGGGAACCAAACGTTATATGGCTCCAGAAGTGCTAGATGAAAGCCTGAATAAAAACCATTTCCAGCCCTATATAATGGCTGACATCTATAGCTTTGGCCTGATCATTTGGGAAATGGCTCGTCGTTGTATCACAGGAG ggatagtagaggagtaCCAATTGCCATATTATAACATGGTACCCAGTGACCCATCCTATGAAGATATGCGTGAGGTTGTATGTGTCAAACGTTTGCGGCCAATTGTGTCTAACCGATGGAACAGTGATGAA TGTCTACGAGCAGTTTTGAAGCTGATGTCAGAATGCTGGGCCCACAATCCAGCTTCCAGACTTACAGCATTGAGAATCAAGAAGACACTTGCGAAGATGGTGGAATCCCAAGATGTAAAGATTTGA